The following proteins are encoded in a genomic region of Pseudomonas sp. Os17:
- a CDS encoding putative quinol monooxygenase, giving the protein MLKVIAEDFIHPEHLDTVRPWYAELVEKTRQEPLCIAYDLFVDQKDPGHFIFVEQWPDQAALDAHCQTEHFTRLVPQINAFQRRECRVLLMDEF; this is encoded by the coding sequence ATGCTCAAGGTCATCGCTGAAGACTTCATCCACCCCGAACACCTGGACACCGTGCGCCCGTGGTACGCCGAACTGGTGGAAAAAACCCGCCAGGAACCGCTGTGCATCGCCTACGATCTGTTCGTCGATCAGAAAGACCCCGGGCACTTCATCTTCGTCGAACAGTGGCCGGACCAAGCGGCCCTCGACGCCCACTGCCAGACCGAGCACTTCACCCGCCTGGTGCCGCAGATCAATGCCTTCCAGCGCCGCGAATGCCGCGTGCTGCTGATGGACGAATTCTAG
- a CDS encoding cupin domain-containing protein produces the protein MPLLSFEHLSSQLPSPWHSTRVGQVGPARIKVLRMDQQPHPEETHDYNEGLLVTQGCLRLGIGQATVEVLAGQMYLVEAGQPHSVLPGSHGTLVVIDV, from the coding sequence ATGCCCCTGCTGTCATTCGAACACCTGTCCAGCCAGCTGCCGAGTCCCTGGCACTCCACGCGGGTGGGCCAGGTCGGCCCGGCCCGTATCAAGGTGCTGCGCATGGACCAGCAGCCCCATCCGGAAGAAACCCACGACTACAACGAAGGCCTGCTGGTGACCCAGGGCTGCCTGCGCCTGGGCATTGGCCAGGCCACCGTGGAAGTCCTGGCGGGCCAGATGTACCTGGTGGAGGCCGGCCAGCCCCACAGCGTACTGCCCGGCAGCCACGGCACCCTGGTGGTCATCGACGTCTAG
- a CDS encoding alpha/beta fold hydrolase — protein sequence MPRRLFAVIALVMSFNSAFAGERWQTLPPTPAPVAGAQAGYAEVNGIRLYYSKLGHGSPVVLLHGGLGNADYWGLQAKALAARHTVISVDSRGHGRSTRDARPYGYDLMADDVIALLDQLKIPRADFVGWSDGAILGLDLAMRYPQRVGKVFAYAANTQTSGVKEGVENNPTFAAYIERAGREYARLSPTPKEYPAFVEQIGHMWASQPNWSDADLARIKTPVLIVDGDHDEAIKREHTQYMAATIPGAGLLILPNVSHFAFLQDPGLFNAALEHFLDEK from the coding sequence ATGCCTCGTCGTCTATTTGCAGTGATCGCTCTAGTGATGTCCTTCAACAGCGCCTTTGCCGGCGAACGCTGGCAGACCCTGCCGCCCACACCCGCGCCGGTGGCCGGGGCGCAAGCCGGGTATGCCGAGGTCAACGGCATCCGCCTCTACTACAGCAAGCTCGGCCACGGCTCGCCGGTGGTGCTGCTGCATGGCGGCCTGGGCAATGCCGACTACTGGGGGCTGCAGGCCAAGGCCCTGGCCGCCCGGCACACGGTGATCAGCGTCGACAGCCGCGGCCACGGGCGCAGCACCCGAGATGCCCGGCCCTACGGCTACGACCTGATGGCCGATGACGTGATCGCCCTGCTGGATCAACTGAAGATCCCTCGCGCCGACTTCGTCGGCTGGAGCGACGGCGCGATCCTCGGCCTGGACCTGGCCATGCGTTATCCGCAGCGGGTCGGCAAGGTCTTCGCCTACGCCGCCAACACCCAGACCTCCGGGGTCAAGGAAGGCGTGGAGAACAACCCGACCTTCGCCGCCTACATCGAGCGGGCCGGCCGGGAATACGCCCGACTGTCACCGACACCCAAGGAGTACCCGGCCTTTGTCGAGCAGATCGGCCACATGTGGGCCAGCCAACCGAACTGGAGCGACGCCGACCTGGCGCGGATCAAGACGCCGGTGCTGATCGTCGATGGCGACCACGATGAAGCCATCAAGCGCGAGCACACCCAGTACATGGCCGCGACCATTCCCGGCGCCGGACTGCTGATTCTGCCGAACGTCAGTCACTTCGCCTTCCTCCAGGACCCGGGCCTGTTCAATGCGGCCCTGGAGCACTTCCTCGACGAAAAATAG
- a CDS encoding papain-like cysteine protease family protein, translated as MLSSNLTPSGTLQALPQCLADTLLDPQLSEVDPRAEAAPQAAARLNFSVQPQTQSNWCWAALSASVGNYYGTGSWTQCAVANAELGRHSCCSQPGPCNVYGYLDSALRTTRCYGGMREDRMQMPAIDNQLGMGRPVGLRCAWYGGGAHFLTIYGSDGGYLLVADSIYGYSTRALNSFPASYNGGGYWTHTYFTRKN; from the coding sequence ATGTTAAGTAGCAACCTGACCCCCAGCGGCACTCTCCAGGCCCTGCCCCAGTGCCTGGCCGATACGCTGCTGGACCCGCAACTGAGCGAAGTCGATCCCCGCGCCGAAGCGGCGCCCCAGGCCGCTGCCCGGCTGAATTTCAGCGTGCAGCCGCAAACCCAGAGCAACTGGTGCTGGGCCGCCCTGTCCGCTTCGGTCGGCAACTATTACGGCACCGGGTCCTGGACCCAATGCGCAGTGGCCAATGCCGAGCTGGGCCGCCACTCCTGCTGCAGCCAGCCCGGGCCGTGCAACGTCTACGGCTACCTGGACTCGGCCCTGCGCACCACCCGCTGCTATGGCGGCATGCGCGAAGACCGGATGCAGATGCCGGCCATCGACAACCAGCTGGGCATGGGCCGCCCCGTGGGCCTGCGCTGCGCCTGGTACGGCGGCGGCGCGCATTTTCTGACGATCTACGGCAGCGACGGCGGCTACCTTCTGGTGGCGGACTCGATCTACGGCTACTCGACACGCGCCCTGAACAGCTTCCCCGCCTCCTACAACGGCGGCGGCTACTGGACCCACACCTACTTCACCCGGAAAAACTAG